The Fibrobacter sp. UWP2 genome window below encodes:
- the folD gene encoding bifunctional methylenetetrahydrofolate dehydrogenase/methenyltetrahydrofolate cyclohydrolase FolD, with product MAALILDGKALAKTTEEELSARVAKLKEKTGKTPILATILVGDDPASATYVKMKGNACARVGMESIRVVMDKNITTEELLNKIQELNDNPSVHGILLQHPVPRHIDERAAFEAIDARKDVDGVTCLGFGRMAMGEPAYGCATPAGIMRLLKAYNIPLAGKHAVVVGRSAILGKPMALMLLNANCTVTICHSKTENLPEFVKQADILVGAVGKPEFIKKNWIKPGAVVVDAGYHPGGVGDIEKGLDDVASAYTPVPGGVGPMTINTLIYQSVESGEKYLG from the coding sequence ATGGCAGCACTCATCCTGGACGGCAAGGCCCTTGCCAAGACCACCGAAGAAGAACTCAGTGCCCGCGTGGCCAAGCTCAAAGAAAAGACCGGCAAGACCCCGATTCTCGCGACCATCCTCGTGGGCGACGACCCGGCTAGCGCCACCTACGTAAAAATGAAGGGCAACGCCTGCGCCCGCGTGGGCATGGAGAGCATTCGCGTGGTAATGGACAAGAATATCACGACCGAAGAACTGCTGAACAAGATCCAGGAACTGAACGACAACCCCAGCGTGCACGGCATCCTGCTGCAGCACCCGGTCCCACGCCACATTGACGAACGCGCCGCCTTCGAGGCGATTGACGCCCGCAAGGACGTGGACGGGGTAACCTGCCTCGGCTTTGGACGCATGGCGATGGGCGAACCCGCATACGGTTGCGCGACTCCCGCTGGCATCATGCGCCTTTTGAAGGCATACAACATCCCGCTCGCGGGCAAGCACGCCGTGGTGGTAGGCCGCAGCGCCATTCTGGGCAAGCCCATGGCGCTCATGCTCTTGAACGCGAACTGCACCGTGACCATTTGCCACAGCAAGACCGAGAACCTCCCTGAATTCGTAAAGCAGGCCGACATCCTCGTGGGTGCCGTAGGCAAACCCGAGTTCATCAAAAAGAACTGGATCAAGCCAGGCGCGGTCGTGGTCGACGCCGGCTACCATCCTGGCGGTGTGGGCGACATCGAGAAGGGCCTCGACGACGTGGCCAGCGCATATACCCCGGTCCCGGGCGGCGTGGGCCCCATGACCATCAACACGCTCATCTACCAGAGTGTGGAAAGCGGCGAAAAGTACTTGGGATAA
- a CDS encoding ABC-F family ATP-binding cassette domain-containing protein, whose protein sequence is MIQIQNVSKSFGEQVLLDGASFLVGDHERVGLVGRNGCGKSTLFKMILGQECIDGGSIDIPKNYTIGYLQQHIHFKHETVHEEACSVLKTNEDGWIEEHKVEAILFGLGFDEESMHKSPMLLSGGFQIRLNLAKVLASEPDMLLLDEPTNYLDIVSMRWLSRFLRSWKGEVLLITHDHHFMDEVCTHTVGIHRHKARKVKGSVEKLRETIAEEEEVAQRTQENEQRKKEQLEKVIERFRYKAAKAAMVQSKIKAAAKLANGERLTHERNLDFSFTGATFPGKRMLQIKGLHFAYDDGPELITNLEMEVFKGDRIAVIGPNGRGKTTLLNLIAKELSPTAGEISHNPNLQINYFGQTNINRLNLDNTVEEEIATAITEVSQKSRARGLAGLMMFSGDAALKKVKVLSGGERSRVLLGKILATPCNMLLLDEPTNHLDMESIESLIDALEDYEGTAMVVTHDEELLHAFANRLVVFDGGKCRVFEGSYADFLEKVGWASEKKPGGSESTNIKVSNIDVTDDSKGSTATSAPRGKEDRKARADYIAERSKVIKPIEKEIARLEAEIAKAEALGGELEAKLVAASEAADGNAITTIAKDLDDNKKQVDELYAAWERKSAELEAAKDKFPI, encoded by the coding sequence GTGATTCAAATCCAAAACGTATCCAAATCCTTTGGCGAGCAAGTCCTTTTGGACGGGGCGAGTTTCCTTGTAGGCGACCACGAACGCGTGGGACTCGTAGGCCGTAACGGCTGCGGCAAGTCGACGCTCTTTAAAATGATCCTGGGCCAGGAGTGCATTGACGGCGGAAGCATCGACATTCCCAAAAACTACACCATTGGATACCTGCAGCAGCACATCCACTTCAAGCACGAGACCGTTCACGAAGAAGCCTGTAGCGTCTTGAAGACAAACGAAGATGGTTGGATTGAGGAGCACAAGGTCGAGGCGATTTTGTTCGGTCTGGGCTTTGATGAAGAAAGCATGCATAAAAGTCCGATGCTCCTCTCGGGCGGTTTCCAAATCCGCTTGAACCTGGCAAAGGTGTTGGCTTCGGAACCGGACATGCTCCTCCTAGACGAGCCTACCAACTATCTGGACATCGTCTCGATGAGATGGCTCTCACGTTTTTTGCGCAGCTGGAAGGGCGAAGTGCTGCTCATCACCCACGACCACCACTTTATGGACGAGGTGTGTACGCATACCGTGGGCATCCACCGCCACAAGGCGCGCAAGGTGAAGGGCTCCGTCGAAAAACTCCGCGAGACCATCGCCGAAGAAGAGGAAGTCGCCCAGCGTACCCAGGAGAACGAGCAACGCAAAAAGGAGCAGCTCGAAAAAGTTATTGAACGGTTCCGCTACAAGGCCGCCAAGGCCGCCATGGTGCAATCCAAAATCAAGGCAGCGGCAAAGCTCGCCAACGGCGAACGGCTCACCCACGAACGCAACCTGGACTTCAGCTTTACCGGGGCCACGTTCCCGGGCAAGCGCATGCTGCAAATCAAGGGACTCCACTTTGCCTATGATGACGGCCCCGAACTCATTACCAATCTCGAGATGGAAGTTTTCAAGGGCGACCGTATTGCGGTCATCGGCCCCAACGGCCGCGGCAAAACGACTCTCCTCAACTTGATTGCCAAGGAGCTCTCGCCCACCGCGGGCGAAATCAGCCATAACCCGAATTTGCAGATAAACTATTTTGGGCAAACCAACATCAACCGTCTGAACCTCGACAACACCGTCGAAGAAGAAATCGCGACGGCCATTACCGAAGTCTCGCAAAAGAGCCGCGCACGCGGACTCGCCGGCCTTATGATGTTCAGTGGCGACGCCGCGCTCAAGAAAGTGAAAGTTTTAAGCGGTGGCGAGCGGAGCCGCGTGCTCCTCGGCAAAATCCTGGCGACGCCCTGCAACATGCTGTTGCTTGACGAACCTACGAACCACCTCGACATGGAATCCATCGAAAGCCTGATCGACGCCCTCGAAGATTACGAAGGCACCGCCATGGTCGTGACCCACGACGAGGAACTGCTGCACGCCTTCGCGAACCGCCTCGTAGTTTTTGACGGCGGCAAGTGCCGCGTGTTCGAAGGCAGCTACGCCGACTTCCTCGAAAAAGTCGGCTGGGCCAGCGAAAAAAAGCCGGGCGGAAGCGAATCGACAAACATCAAGGTCTCAAATATCGACGTGACGGACGACAGCAAGGGTTCCACCGCAACGTCAGCCCCACGCGGCAAAGAGGACCGAAAAGCCCGCGCCGACTACATCGCCGAACGCTCCAAGGTCATCAAGCCGATTGAAAAGGAAATTGCCCGCCTCGAAGCGGAAATCGCCAAGGCCGAGGCTCTGGGCGGTGAACTCGAAGCAAAGCTCGTCGCCGCCTCCGAAGCCGCCGACGGCAACGCCATTACGACGATCGCCAAGGACTTGGACGACAACAAGAAACAGGTAGACGAACTTTACGCCGCGTGGGAGCGCAAAAGCGCCG